One region of Dysidea avara chromosome 1, odDysAvar1.4, whole genome shotgun sequence genomic DNA includes:
- the LOC136255410 gene encoding zinc finger protein ZFP2-like: MSSIMNAGKGVFAKELIPKRTRIGPYKGEVVKKEDVTDKTDTSYFWEVKKGREFYYINAKNEEHANWLRFINCARNEEEQNLLSFQYQGNIYCYTIKDILPGTELLVWYGEQYVKLLELPVDHNIDANYTCAHCQAQFVEKYNFNIHLKYSQACRNANPQVFKCGKCGEVFTTLINLQQHIRRHEAKDHFTSLTPLPASGLHTITRGKPLQCHYCSKLFTCNSKLKLHLLTHTGEKPHQCQYCKRSFAQKSGLKVHLRTHTGEKPHWCQFCKKAFVLKSGLKRHLRTHTGEKPYHCQYCQKRFAYHGRLRCHLRTHTGEKPYQCQYCNKAFSTSDVLKCHLSTHIGEKLYHCQFCEKTFSYNSTLKIHMRSHTEEKSYQCQYCQKVFADHSHLRAHLKVHSKPYQCHYCKKPFSQSNDLQRHLRTHTGEKPHQCQFCKKAFAQKCALKRHLRTHTGEKPYHCQHCNKAFTRSAYLQQHLSTHTDVKPYKCPNCGENFLFKYLLTKHLQTHTLKRPQS, translated from the exons ATGTCCTCCATTATGAATGCTGGCAAGGGAGTATTTGCCAAAGAGCTCATACCCAAAAGGACTAGGATTGGTCCCTACAAGGGAGAAGTGGTAAAGAAAGAAGATGTAACTGATAAAACTGATACAAGTTACTTCTGGGAG GTTAAGAAAGGTAGAGAATTTTACTACATTAATGCCAAGAATGAGGAACATGCTAATTGGTTGAGATTTATTAATTGTGCTAGAAATGAAGAAGAACAGAATTTATTATCATTCCAATACCAGGGTAATATTTACTGCTACACCATTAAGGATATTCTACCAGGCACAGAACTATTAGTATGGTATGGTGAGCAGTATGTCAAACTATTGGAACTACCAGTGGATCATAATATTG ATGCCAACTACACTTGTGCTCACTGTCAAGCACAGTTTGTGGAGAAATATAATTTTAATATTCACTTAAAGTACAGTCAAGCTTGTCGTAATGCTAATCCACAAGTGTTCAAGTGTGGAAAATGTGGAGAAGTGTTTACTACACTGATCAACCTTCAACAACATATCAGGAGACATGAAGCAAAAGACCATTTCACATCACTAACACCTTTGCCTGCCAGTGGTTTGCACACGATTACTAGAGGAAAGCCTCTCCAATGCCATTATTGTAGTAAATTATTCACATGTAATAGTAAGTTAAAGCTTCATTTGCTAACTCATACTGGAGAGAAGCCCCACCAGTGCCAATATTGCAAAAGATCTTTTGCACAAAAGTCTGGACTTAAGGTCCATTTAAGAACTCATACTGGAGAGAAGCCCCACTGGTGTCAATTTTGTAAGAAGGCCTTTGTACTAAAGTCTGGACTCAAGAGACATTTACGAACTCATACAGGAGAAAAGCCCTATCACTGTCAATACTGTCAAAAGAGATTTGCATACCATGGTAGACTCCGATGTCATTTAAGAACTCATACAGGAGAAAAGCCATACCAATGTCAATATTGTAATAAAGCATTTTCCACATCTGACGTTCTTAAATGTCATTTATCAACTCATATTGGAGAGAAGCTCTACCATTGTCAGTTTTGCGAAAAGACCTTTTCATATAATTCCACACTCAAGATACATATGAGATCTCATACAGAAGAGAAGTCCTACCAATGTCAATATTGTCAAAAAGTGTTTGCAGATCACAGTCATCTACGAGCTCATTTGAAAGTTCATTCAAAACCTTATCAATGTCACTATTGTAAGAAACCATTTTCCCAATCAAATGACCTTCAACGTCATTTAAGAACTCATACTGGAGAGAAGCCCCACCAGTGCCAGTTTTGTAAGAAAGCCTTTGCACAAAAGTGTGCACTCAAGAGACATTTAAGAACTCACACAGGAGAAAAGCCCTACCACTGTCAACACTGTAATAAAGCTTTTACCAGATCTGCTTATCTTCAACAACATTTATCAACTCATACTGATGTTAAGCCATACAAATGTCCAAATTGTGGGGAGAATTTTCTTTTTAAATATTTGCTAACAAAACATTTGCAAACCCATACACTGAAGAGACCTCAGAGCTAA